A region from the Sandaracinus amylolyticus genome encodes:
- a CDS encoding serine/threonine protein kinase codes for MSAPRLGRYELVRKIAAGGMAEIFLARQWGAGGFFRDVVIKRLFKHLAEHPRQLRMFQDEGRLLAALSHPNIPQVFDLGFADGHWYIAMEYVDGWNVADVWRQGAKTGQTMPMQVALGIVMQACEALHHAHERADRARRPLRIVHRDVTPQNLMLTRDGVVKLMDFGVAQTTARKDTEAGAVRGTFSYMAPEQVRAKPLDKRADVFALGVILYELTTGSRLFRGSDVQIMTQVVEQDVAPPSTRIAEYPHDLEEIVLGALQRDRGRRTPSAAHIAWKLEELAQRNGFLVGPRAVARYVSQVIPAEPILEEDLALVRPDATPPDDIAQEIDAAPPPESENVQELVDDEGLLEDLQLLSLPPDADDGALDDGEDTPAPIAFDGHEVADEDIDLDDVDGDRVTTPSEPPRRADDATPEAMGLADLLATEPVSTRPPRPSYLPPGVVPLTAAELEHEEEQRPVVLLGAPKKKSTPSMSPSGRDYVRELEKRLARDDDDHR; via the coding sequence ATGAGCGCGCCTCGACTCGGACGCTACGAGCTCGTGAGGAAGATCGCCGCCGGCGGGATGGCGGAGATCTTCCTCGCGCGTCAGTGGGGCGCGGGCGGGTTCTTCCGCGACGTCGTCATCAAGCGGCTCTTCAAGCACCTCGCGGAGCACCCGCGCCAGCTGCGCATGTTCCAGGACGAAGGGCGCCTGCTCGCCGCGCTCTCGCACCCGAACATCCCGCAGGTGTTCGACCTCGGGTTCGCCGACGGGCACTGGTACATCGCGATGGAGTACGTCGACGGCTGGAACGTCGCCGACGTCTGGAGGCAAGGCGCGAAGACCGGGCAGACGATGCCGATGCAGGTCGCGCTCGGCATCGTGATGCAGGCGTGCGAAGCGCTGCACCACGCGCACGAGCGCGCCGATCGCGCGCGCCGTCCGCTGCGGATCGTGCATCGCGACGTGACGCCGCAGAACCTGATGCTCACGCGCGACGGCGTCGTGAAGCTGATGGACTTCGGGGTCGCGCAGACCACGGCGCGCAAGGACACCGAGGCGGGCGCGGTGCGCGGGACGTTCTCGTACATGGCGCCGGAGCAGGTGCGCGCGAAGCCGCTCGACAAGCGCGCCGACGTGTTCGCGCTCGGCGTGATCCTCTACGAGCTGACCACGGGCTCGCGTCTCTTCCGCGGCAGCGACGTGCAGATCATGACGCAGGTCGTGGAGCAGGACGTCGCGCCGCCCTCGACGCGCATCGCGGAGTATCCGCACGACCTCGAGGAGATCGTGCTCGGCGCGCTGCAGCGTGATCGCGGTCGGCGCACTCCGTCGGCGGCGCACATCGCGTGGAAGCTCGAGGAGCTCGCGCAGCGCAACGGGTTCCTGGTCGGTCCGCGCGCGGTCGCGCGGTACGTCTCGCAGGTCATCCCGGCGGAGCCGATCCTCGAGGAGGATCTCGCGCTGGTGCGCCCCGACGCGACGCCGCCCGACGACATCGCGCAGGAGATCGACGCGGCGCCCCCGCCGGAGAGCGAGAACGTGCAGGAGCTCGTCGACGACGAGGGTCTGCTCGAGGATCTGCAGCTGCTCAGCCTGCCGCCCGACGCCGACGACGGCGCGCTCGACGACGGCGAGGACACGCCCGCGCCGATCGCGTTCGACGGCCACGAGGTCGCCGACGAGGACATCGATCTCGACGACGTCGACGGCGATCGCGTGACGACGCCCTCCGAGCCGCCGCGTCGCGCCGACGACGCGACGCCCGAGGCGATGGGCCTGGCGGATCTGCTCGCGACCGAGCCGGTGAGCACGCGCCCGCCGCGCCCGTCGTACCTTCCGCCGGGCGTCGTGCCGCTGACCGCGGCGGAGCTCGAGCACGAAGAAGAGCAGCGCCCCGTCGTGCTGCTCGGCGCGCCGAAGAAGAAGAGCACGCCGAGCATGTCGCCGAGCGGGCGTGACTACGTGCGCGAGCTGGAGAAGCGGCTCGCTCGCGACGACGACGACCATCGATGA
- a CDS encoding M12 family metallo-peptidase: protein MKWKRTSAVTALSLVALLVIACDSDGPGYGAACGECADGLACVGGATFPGGYCSRICEDGMCGEGAICATELGPPLCLLACDAPSDCRDGYQCWRGACRATCDVDPSTCGAGATCVAGRCQANGCTSDPDCGAGGRCVDGACVTTPPDDAGGDRPHGAACESDGECASGLCLPPERGGVCTAPCESLFDCIERVEIDALCAPVARGGALVTACVPTMPGGADPARPCASDDDCLARTCVDGQCTVSCSDVSDCIDGQRCGDVSWSGATFQGCGYAPGTGVTTIDLGEHELAAGAGTTDLEFATPPDSVSVTLVARTLSGDSLPLAFYDVHDPRETQIFSFDEIAELRDTPDRWLPIDTEEAIAMLVPNATRERLPYVPGAHRVRVITMQRTEGDTGRARVQVSALVRRAPGGTVSSGTLDLDVFLVGVGVTASQAGSNARVQNALSRFRSVMSRASITVGNVAYHDVSSADATRYQIIDSREGSSSELAGLFRLSASRSGQRVSIFFVRSIGGGGGTLGIAGGIPGPPGVHGTMHSGVVVSFDSGVVGDGTLAGHIMAHEVGHFLGLFHTTEQARPCTGEPTSDCAPFGATDVIGDTRYGDMTNLMHWSVVGDGSNDRLTPGQAFVLQRSALVR from the coding sequence ATGAAGTGGAAGCGTACGAGCGCCGTGACCGCGCTCTCGCTCGTCGCGCTCCTCGTGATCGCGTGCGATTCGGATGGACCCGGCTACGGCGCCGCGTGCGGCGAGTGTGCCGACGGTCTCGCGTGCGTCGGCGGCGCGACCTTCCCAGGCGGCTATTGCTCGCGCATCTGCGAGGACGGGATGTGCGGCGAGGGCGCGATCTGCGCGACCGAGCTCGGCCCGCCGCTCTGCCTGCTCGCGTGCGACGCGCCCTCCGACTGCCGCGACGGCTACCAGTGCTGGCGCGGCGCCTGCCGCGCGACCTGCGACGTCGATCCGAGCACGTGCGGCGCGGGCGCGACCTGCGTCGCCGGACGCTGCCAGGCGAACGGGTGCACCAGCGACCCCGACTGCGGCGCGGGCGGGCGCTGCGTCGACGGCGCGTGCGTCACCACGCCGCCCGACGACGCCGGCGGCGATCGTCCGCACGGCGCCGCGTGCGAGAGCGACGGCGAGTGCGCCTCGGGCCTGTGCTTGCCGCCCGAGCGCGGCGGCGTCTGCACCGCGCCGTGCGAGTCGCTCTTCGACTGCATCGAGCGCGTCGAGATCGACGCGCTGTGCGCGCCCGTCGCGCGCGGCGGCGCGCTCGTCACCGCGTGCGTGCCCACGATGCCCGGCGGCGCGGATCCCGCACGCCCCTGCGCGAGCGACGACGACTGTCTCGCGCGCACCTGCGTCGACGGCCAGTGCACCGTCTCGTGCAGCGACGTGTCCGACTGCATCGACGGTCAGCGCTGCGGCGACGTCAGCTGGAGCGGCGCGACGTTCCAGGGCTGCGGCTACGCGCCCGGCACCGGCGTCACGACGATCGATCTCGGCGAGCACGAGCTCGCGGCGGGCGCGGGCACGACCGATCTCGAGTTCGCGACCCCGCCCGACTCCGTGAGCGTGACGCTCGTCGCGCGCACGCTCTCGGGCGACTCGCTGCCGCTCGCGTTCTACGACGTCCACGATCCGCGCGAGACACAGATCTTCTCGTTCGACGAGATCGCGGAGCTGCGCGACACGCCCGATCGCTGGCTCCCGATCGACACCGAAGAGGCGATCGCGATGCTGGTCCCGAACGCGACGCGCGAGCGCCTGCCCTACGTGCCGGGCGCGCATCGCGTCCGCGTGATCACGATGCAGCGCACGGAGGGCGACACCGGACGCGCGCGGGTGCAGGTCAGCGCGCTCGTGCGGCGCGCGCCGGGCGGAACGGTCTCGTCGGGCACGCTGGATCTCGACGTGTTCCTCGTCGGCGTCGGGGTGACCGCGTCGCAGGCGGGATCCAATGCGCGGGTGCAGAACGCCCTCTCGCGCTTCCGCAGCGTGATGTCGCGCGCGTCGATCACGGTGGGCAACGTCGCGTACCACGACGTCTCGAGCGCCGACGCGACGCGCTACCAGATCATCGACTCGCGCGAGGGATCGAGCAGCGAGCTCGCGGGGCTCTTCCGGCTGAGCGCGTCGCGCAGCGGACAGCGCGTCTCGATCTTCTTCGTGCGGTCCATCGGCGGCGGAGGCGGCACGCTCGGCATCGCGGGCGGCATCCCCGGCCCGCCCGGCGTGCACGGCACGATGCACAGCGGCGTGGTCGTGTCGTTCGACTCCGGCGTCGTCGGCGACGGAACGCTTGCGGGCCACATCATGGCGCACGAGGTCGGGCACTTCCTCGGCCTCTTCCACACGACCGAGCAAGCGCGCCCGTGCACCGGCGAGCCGACGTCCGACTGCGCGCCCTTCGGCGCGACCGACGTGATCGGCGACACGCGCTACGGCGACATGACGAACCTGATGCACTGGTCGGTCGTCGGCGACGGGAGCAACGATCGGCTCACGCCGGGTCAGGCGTTCGTCCTGCAGCGCAGCGCGCTCGTCCGCTGA
- a CDS encoding SDR family NAD(P)-dependent oxidoreductase → MSSDSSPSELEGPVLGGKVVVVTGGGRGIGRAIALACAAEGAKVLVNDLGCDLVGEGVDPTVADAVVAEIRGAGGTAIADAHDVSAPGAASAIVDRAVSELGRLDALISCAGIVADRSVLKTDDALLSRVLDVHVKGSFALVRAAGQVMVDRKEGGAIVLCTGPSAFFGARGQSAIGAASAAVVALTRSAALELRKHRVRVNALAPTARTRQTEELPTFQGIQEGSMSPGHVAPLAVFLSSSLAEDVHGEVLGIAGARAYAFRARETTGSFSDGRPLSVRELRDVWRDITRA, encoded by the coding sequence GTGAGCAGCGACTCGTCACCGTCGGAGCTCGAGGGTCCGGTCCTCGGAGGAAAGGTCGTCGTCGTCACCGGCGGAGGCCGCGGCATCGGGCGTGCGATCGCCCTGGCGTGTGCAGCCGAAGGCGCGAAGGTGCTCGTCAACGATCTCGGCTGCGACCTCGTCGGTGAGGGCGTGGACCCCACCGTCGCCGACGCGGTCGTCGCGGAGATCCGCGGGGCGGGCGGCACCGCGATCGCCGACGCGCACGACGTCTCCGCGCCCGGCGCCGCGAGCGCGATCGTCGATCGCGCCGTCAGCGAGCTCGGCCGCCTCGACGCGCTGATCTCCTGCGCGGGGATCGTCGCCGATCGATCGGTGCTGAAGACCGACGACGCGCTGCTCTCTCGCGTGCTCGACGTGCACGTGAAGGGCTCGTTCGCGCTCGTGCGCGCGGCGGGCCAGGTGATGGTCGACCGCAAGGAGGGCGGCGCGATCGTGCTCTGCACGGGACCGTCGGCGTTCTTCGGCGCGCGAGGTCAGTCCGCGATCGGCGCCGCTTCGGCGGCGGTCGTCGCGCTCACCCGCTCCGCCGCGCTCGAGCTGCGCAAGCATCGCGTGCGCGTGAACGCGCTCGCGCCCACGGCGCGCACCCGGCAGACCGAGGAGCTCCCGACCTTCCAGGGGATCCAGGAGGGGTCCATGAGCCCCGGTCACGTCGCCCCGCTCGCGGTCTTCCTGTCCTCGTCGCTGGCCGAGGACGTCCACGGCGAGGTGCTCGGGATCGCGGGCGCTCGCGCCTATGCCTTTCGCGCGCGAGAGACGACTGGATCTTTCAGCGATGGAAGACCTCTTTCCGTTCGTGAACTGCGAGACGTGTGGCGAGACATCACGCGTGCGTGA
- a CDS encoding DUF4350 domain-containing protein, producing MSSRPRHLLVALLALALVAIAARAGAQDEDFSPESDAWNGLGRFAAIARERGVTLEIPARLDVGTLQPADALIVVSPNDELPAASLTDFMRAGGRVALGDDFGRGDTLLRTFRIGRGRPNRADALRLRGNDELLVARPSAGHPLTEGVSALVTNHPMVVYHPELEPIFSFGERDAVVLAGAVGAGRLVAIGDPSVLIANMLELRGNQRFAENLVDYLDGGRGGRLFLITPGAVMVGRYGEPGADRPLHDVRAMLERLADVELPETALRIAAAAIAGILMVLAAGVLPRSSPYVGAAMFARPSVPGGFAGRIEWFSQRPANLGDPAMVYKLELEIELHRRLGLIAPVSIDDVANRMKARGMRSTDVESARRLLGELAELREEWERGTRGDALPEARFRKILASGEALLEKVRNLG from the coding sequence GTGTCGTCGCGTCCTCGTCATCTCCTCGTCGCGCTGCTCGCGCTCGCGCTCGTCGCGATCGCCGCGCGCGCCGGAGCGCAGGACGAGGACTTCTCGCCCGAGAGCGACGCATGGAACGGCCTCGGGCGCTTCGCCGCCATCGCGCGCGAGCGCGGGGTCACCCTCGAGATCCCCGCGCGCCTCGACGTCGGCACGCTCCAGCCCGCCGACGCGCTCATCGTCGTCTCACCGAACGACGAGCTCCCCGCCGCGAGCCTCACCGACTTCATGCGCGCCGGCGGGCGCGTCGCGCTGGGTGACGACTTCGGGCGCGGCGACACGCTGCTGCGCACGTTCCGCATCGGACGCGGCCGTCCGAACCGCGCCGACGCGCTGCGCCTCCGCGGCAACGACGAGCTGCTCGTCGCGCGGCCCAGCGCCGGTCATCCGCTGACCGAAGGCGTCAGCGCGCTCGTCACGAACCACCCGATGGTCGTCTACCACCCCGAGCTCGAGCCGATCTTCTCGTTCGGCGAGCGCGACGCCGTGGTCCTCGCGGGCGCGGTCGGGGCGGGCCGCCTCGTCGCCATCGGGGATCCCAGCGTGCTCATCGCCAACATGCTCGAGCTGCGCGGCAACCAGCGCTTCGCGGAGAACCTCGTCGACTATCTCGACGGCGGGCGCGGCGGACGCCTCTTCTTGATCACACCGGGCGCGGTGATGGTCGGGCGCTACGGCGAGCCGGGCGCCGATCGTCCGCTCCACGACGTGCGCGCCATGCTCGAGCGGCTCGCCGACGTCGAGCTGCCCGAGACCGCGCTGCGCATCGCGGCCGCCGCGATCGCCGGCATCTTGATGGTGCTCGCCGCGGGCGTGCTCCCTCGGAGCTCACCCTACGTCGGTGCCGCGATGTTCGCGCGCCCGAGCGTCCCGGGCGGCTTCGCGGGGCGCATCGAGTGGTTCTCGCAGCGACCTGCGAACCTCGGCGACCCTGCGATGGTCTACAAGCTCGAGCTCGAGATCGAGCTGCACCGGCGCCTCGGACTGATCGCGCCGGTGTCGATCGACGACGTCGCGAACCGGATGAAGGCCAGAGGGATGCGATCGACCGACGTGGAGAGCGCACGCAGGCTGCTCGGCGAGCTCGCCGAGCTGCGCGAGGAGTGGGAGCGCGGTACGCGTGGGGACGCGCTGCCCGAGGCGCGCTTCCGGAAGATCCTGGCGTCCGGCGAGGCGCTGCTCGAGAAGGTGCGGAACCTGGGATGA
- a CDS encoding AAA family ATPase, translated as MSAPIEPRTLAHVAERAHAVVDEVQRVYVGPRTVPELLLITLLAKGHALLEGVPGVAKTTLCKAFASTLGAGFRRIQFTPDLLPADITGTYVFSPREGTFQLREGPIFTNVLLGDEINRAPAKTQSALLEAMQEHQATIEGDTRPLPTPFIVLATQNPVEQAGTYPLPEAQIDRFLVRLLIGYPSARDERGILRRFLEGSPQPQQVLAPEQILAMQQMVGQVHVEEEILDYVVRLSTATRQQARVFLGASPRASLALVQAARARALIQGRPFVIPDDIKALAVPVLAHRLVLTPEAEMEGTQREALIQKALEQTPHRSA; from the coding sequence ATGAGCGCGCCGATCGAGCCTCGTACGCTCGCCCACGTCGCGGAGCGCGCCCACGCCGTCGTCGACGAGGTGCAGCGCGTGTACGTCGGTCCGCGCACCGTGCCCGAGCTCTTGCTCATCACGTTGCTCGCCAAGGGCCACGCGCTGCTCGAGGGCGTGCCCGGCGTCGCGAAGACGACGCTGTGCAAGGCGTTCGCGTCGACGCTCGGCGCGGGCTTCCGGCGGATCCAATTCACGCCGGATCTCCTGCCCGCCGACATCACCGGCACGTACGTCTTCTCGCCGCGCGAAGGAACGTTCCAGCTCCGCGAGGGCCCGATCTTCACGAACGTCCTCCTGGGCGACGAGATCAACCGCGCGCCCGCGAAGACCCAGAGCGCGCTCCTCGAGGCGATGCAGGAGCACCAAGCGACGATCGAGGGCGACACGCGCCCGCTGCCGACGCCGTTCATCGTGCTCGCCACGCAGAACCCGGTGGAGCAGGCCGGCACGTACCCGCTGCCCGAGGCGCAGATCGATCGCTTCCTCGTGCGGCTGCTGATCGGCTATCCGAGCGCGCGCGACGAGCGCGGCATCCTCCGCCGCTTCCTCGAGGGCTCGCCGCAGCCGCAGCAGGTGCTCGCGCCCGAGCAGATCCTCGCGATGCAGCAGATGGTCGGCCAGGTGCACGTCGAGGAGGAGATCCTCGACTACGTCGTCCGCCTCTCGACCGCGACGCGTCAACAGGCGCGCGTCTTCCTCGGCGCCTCGCCGCGCGCGTCGCTCGCGCTGGTGCAGGCGGCGCGCGCGAGGGCGCTGATCCAGGGGCGCCCGTTCGTCATCCCCGACGACATCAAGGCGCTCGCGGTGCCGGTGCTCGCGCATCGCCTCGTGCTCACGCCCGAGGCCGAGATGGAAGGCACGCAGCGCGAGGCGCTCATCCAGAAGGCGCTCGAGCAGACGCCGCACCGCTCGGCCTGA
- a CDS encoding DUF6193 family natural product biosynthesis protein gives MNQREQLTVRKSTVSASRAGPQSARSAWYSKGMEEELHASARALAEQLAAAGIDASVRGEGVHRRVVSTPVEGRSVLVHCFWYERAIAGRMIGLNPANARSRLHAPCAPYEGPEYLVIVRDHGVDVADGRTRDAAEAVLCARLWSAGVGLDELVRHVPFIDEHPRAMRALARRIDPRLHLVVGGDLWAYAEDRACEVTLRPEGMACRFLVGQVQVALGAPVDDVPGAVAAWLLDGLSVAALARVAGVEIERHAEVLETDPARWHWLHVRDRIANPHDVLAPLRELLAALAQSPIATRFYSYSSLSQLCFSASSHHPWVDADLPVIAPGRDGTYLVHDRDGEPERCGLRRAVERVEATLARSKVPPFFGSAPHWELPLLTEALARQGSALRPELVRTGEFHRLVVADSSGVKQCDVDGLFVTFSHHTEHVFAHWPTLDEAVVAIRRYLGGGTILHEIAADPHASRRGKYVPPS, from the coding sequence TTGAACCAGCGGGAGCAGCTCACCGTGCGCAAATCTACTGTTTCCGCCAGCCGTGCAGGACCGCAATCGGCGCGCTCGGCGTGGTACTCGAAGGGGATGGAGGAGGAGCTGCACGCTTCCGCACGTGCGCTCGCCGAGCAGCTCGCCGCGGCGGGGATCGATGCGAGCGTTCGCGGCGAGGGCGTGCACCGTCGCGTCGTGAGCACGCCCGTCGAGGGGCGCAGCGTGCTCGTGCATTGCTTCTGGTACGAGCGGGCAATCGCGGGGCGGATGATCGGGCTCAACCCCGCGAACGCGCGCAGCCGTCTCCACGCGCCGTGCGCGCCGTACGAAGGGCCGGAGTACCTGGTGATCGTGCGCGATCACGGCGTCGACGTCGCGGACGGGCGGACGCGCGATGCGGCCGAGGCCGTCCTGTGCGCCCGCCTGTGGTCCGCGGGCGTCGGGCTCGACGAGCTCGTGCGACACGTGCCGTTCATCGACGAGCATCCACGCGCGATGCGCGCGCTCGCCCGACGCATCGACCCGCGGCTGCACCTCGTCGTCGGCGGGGATCTCTGGGCATACGCCGAGGATCGCGCGTGCGAAGTGACGCTGCGGCCCGAAGGCATGGCGTGCCGGTTCCTCGTCGGGCAGGTGCAGGTGGCTCTCGGAGCGCCAGTGGACGACGTTCCCGGCGCGGTCGCCGCGTGGCTGCTCGACGGGCTCTCGGTCGCGGCGCTCGCGCGCGTCGCCGGCGTGGAGATCGAGCGCCACGCTGAGGTGCTCGAGACCGATCCGGCACGATGGCACTGGCTTCACGTCCGGGATCGCATCGCGAATCCGCACGACGTCCTCGCGCCGCTGCGAGAGCTGCTGGCAGCGCTGGCACAGAGCCCGATCGCGACGCGGTTCTACTCGTACTCGAGCCTCTCTCAACTCTGCTTCTCGGCGAGCTCGCACCATCCGTGGGTCGACGCCGACTTGCCGGTGATCGCGCCGGGCCGCGATGGGACCTACCTCGTCCACGATCGCGACGGTGAGCCCGAGCGCTGCGGTCTTCGTCGTGCGGTCGAGCGCGTCGAAGCGACGCTCGCGCGATCGAAGGTCCCGCCGTTCTTCGGCTCGGCGCCGCACTGGGAGCTACCACTGCTCACCGAGGCTCTGGCGCGGCAGGGAAGCGCGCTGCGCCCGGAGCTGGTCCGAACCGGCGAATTCCATCGACTCGTCGTGGCGGACTCGAGCGGCGTGAAGCAATGCGACGTGGACGGTTTGTTCGTCACGTTCTCTCATCACACCGAGCACGTCTTCGCGCACTGGCCGACCTTGGACGAGGCGGTCGTCGCGATCCGACGCTATCTCGGCGGCGGCACAATCCTCCACGAGATCGCAGCGGATCCGCACGCGTCACGCCGAGGAAAGTACGTTCCGCCGTCGTGA
- a CDS encoding DUF58 domain-containing protein — MLPIPTRTAVAVFFAVLVCLVVGALAGSLAATVVGATGMIGLAAALAATMPVGRRVRRQRLEFAWWLGHGDPGAGGGAVVPGAPFDVRCFMRHRGTEPLLLASLEPIVPGGATRVDDEADSLALAASARTEFTFRFVAPAVGRVVLHGLAVTLHGPLGLFAVPLYFPNPLVIKVLPQAAARMPTQARVMPGLPVERSGAALLAPHGGGTELRELREMRPGDPFKSIAWKPSARRGKLLVREVDQEVQETRYVVLDVSGTMRGGEPGRRKLDHAIEAVAAEARRTLASGDRFGVITVDGRVLAHVAPRDGAAHVLRVFDALLAATEVVDQDLTDVDDDEVCAIVGRYVRQQDGVDFSVAPSGRPGSGAWNVSLLVRHVGKALAAEEAKEEPVVASSPATAMLRRFCRVRGIPLPYRPDPRDGSKGPGLAASLRELVQKSLGPMSITVITDLDGLGDPAPLVAAVKLLRLHGHDVTFVVPDGPSFASAPRTPLEKDLFEVYARGERRRAEEMRVLLAPMGISLTIAAASDAPAMLLWKATNRRGGRARVAVGA; from the coding sequence GTGCTCCCGATCCCCACGCGCACCGCGGTCGCGGTGTTCTTCGCGGTCCTGGTGTGCCTGGTCGTCGGCGCGCTCGCGGGCTCGCTCGCCGCGACCGTCGTCGGCGCGACCGGGATGATCGGGCTCGCGGCCGCGCTCGCGGCGACCATGCCGGTCGGGCGGCGGGTGCGGCGGCAGCGCCTCGAGTTCGCGTGGTGGCTCGGGCACGGAGATCCCGGCGCGGGGGGCGGCGCGGTCGTGCCCGGCGCGCCCTTCGACGTGCGCTGCTTCATGCGCCATCGCGGCACCGAGCCGCTGCTGCTCGCGTCGCTCGAGCCGATCGTGCCGGGCGGCGCCACGCGCGTCGACGACGAGGCCGACTCGCTGGCGCTCGCGGCGTCGGCGCGCACCGAGTTCACGTTCCGCTTCGTCGCGCCCGCCGTGGGGCGCGTCGTGCTCCACGGGCTCGCGGTCACGCTGCACGGACCGCTCGGGCTCTTCGCGGTGCCGCTCTACTTCCCGAACCCGCTCGTCATCAAGGTCCTGCCCCAGGCCGCGGCGCGCATGCCCACCCAGGCGCGCGTCATGCCCGGTCTGCCCGTCGAGCGCAGCGGCGCCGCGCTCTTGGCCCCCCACGGAGGCGGCACCGAGCTCCGCGAGCTGCGGGAGATGCGTCCCGGCGATCCCTTCAAGTCGATCGCGTGGAAGCCCAGCGCGCGCCGCGGAAAGCTCCTGGTGCGCGAGGTCGACCAAGAAGTGCAGGAGACGCGCTACGTCGTGCTCGACGTCAGCGGCACGATGCGCGGCGGCGAGCCCGGACGGCGCAAGCTCGACCACGCGATCGAGGCGGTCGCCGCCGAGGCCCGCCGCACGCTCGCGAGCGGCGATCGCTTCGGCGTCATCACCGTCGACGGCCGGGTGCTCGCGCACGTCGCGCCGCGCGACGGAGCCGCGCACGTGCTCCGGGTGTTCGACGCGCTGCTCGCGGCGACCGAGGTCGTCGATCAAGATCTCACCGACGTCGACGACGACGAGGTCTGCGCGATCGTCGGCCGCTACGTGCGGCAGCAGGACGGCGTCGACTTCTCGGTCGCGCCCTCCGGCCGTCCCGGCAGCGGCGCGTGGAACGTCTCGTTGCTCGTCCGGCACGTCGGCAAGGCGCTCGCCGCCGAAGAGGCGAAGGAGGAGCCGGTCGTCGCGTCCTCGCCCGCGACCGCCATGCTGCGCCGCTTCTGCCGCGTGCGCGGCATCCCCCTGCCCTATCGTCCCGATCCGCGCGACGGCTCGAAGGGCCCCGGGCTCGCGGCGAGCCTGCGCGAGCTGGTGCAGAAGAGCCTCGGCCCGATGTCGATCACCGTCATCACCGACCTCGACGGGCTCGGCGATCCCGCGCCGCTGGTCGCCGCGGTGAAGCTGCTGCGCCTGCACGGCCACGACGTGACGTTCGTGGTGCCCGACGGGCCGAGCTTCGCGAGCGCGCCCCGCACGCCGCTCGAGAAGGACCTCTTCGAGGTGTACGCGCGCGGCGAGCGACGCCGCGCCGAGGAGATGCGCGTGCTGCTCGCGCCGATGGGTATCTCGCTGACGATCGCGGCCGCGAGCGACGCGCCCGCGATGCTGCTGTGGAAGGCGACGAACCGACGCGGCGGACGCGCACGCGTGGCGGTGGGCGCTTGA
- the rsmA gene encoding 16S rRNA (adenine(1518)-N(6)/adenine(1519)-N(6))-dimethyltransferase RsmA, with the protein MSSAPEWEDPRKVLARHGLAPKKAFSQNFLVSRHVVDGIVRAIAPRDGERVIELGPGLGTLTGALLGAGARVVAIEKDREMIAVLRAELGSNERFEVIEGDAAAVDLATLAGGERIALAGNLPYAITGGIVRNLCEHAASLSRAVIMVQKEVRDRLIAKPDTNDYGALTVFVQARFDVKPVLKVPAGSFHPPPKVESAVVMLVPRDVPRAEETDAFRTVVRAAFQARRKTLRNALGQAVGVERAERALAAAGIDPKRRGETLSIEELAKVGEAIEAP; encoded by the coding sequence ATGAGCAGCGCGCCGGAGTGGGAAGATCCGCGCAAGGTCCTCGCGCGGCACGGCCTCGCGCCGAAGAAGGCGTTCTCCCAGAACTTCCTCGTCTCGCGTCACGTCGTCGACGGCATCGTGCGCGCGATCGCGCCGCGCGACGGCGAGCGCGTGATCGAATTGGGCCCCGGGCTCGGCACGCTCACGGGCGCGCTGCTCGGTGCCGGCGCGCGCGTCGTCGCGATCGAGAAGGACCGCGAGATGATCGCGGTGCTGCGCGCCGAGCTGGGATCCAACGAGCGCTTCGAGGTCATCGAGGGCGACGCCGCCGCGGTCGACCTCGCGACGCTCGCGGGCGGGGAGCGCATCGCGCTCGCGGGCAATCTCCCGTACGCGATCACCGGCGGCATCGTCCGCAACCTCTGCGAGCACGCCGCGAGCCTCTCGCGCGCCGTCATCATGGTGCAGAAGGAAGTGCGCGATCGCCTGATCGCGAAGCCCGACACCAACGACTACGGCGCGCTCACCGTGTTCGTTCAAGCGCGCTTCGACGTGAAGCCCGTGCTCAAGGTGCCCGCGGGCTCGTTCCATCCGCCGCCCAAGGTGGAGAGCGCGGTCGTGATGCTCGTCCCGCGCGACGTGCCGCGCGCGGAGGAGACCGACGCGTTCCGCACCGTCGTGCGCGCCGCGTTCCAGGCGCGCCGCAAGACGCTGCGCAACGCACTCGGTCAGGCGGTGGGCGTCGAGCGCGCCGAGCGCGCGCTCGCGGCCGCGGGGATCGACCCCAAGCGGCGCGGCGAGACGCTCTCGATCGAAGAGCTCGCGAAGGTCGGCGAGGCGATCGAGGCGCCGTGA
- a CDS encoding CHRD domain-containing protein: MSSNARTLVGVVVIGLAVVGCGDDDEDAAFTSMLSLTTVEEVPVCPAAGADAMGSGDVLIDADGTSIRVMNLFYSGLSGPATAGHIHFGDRGEAGPVILPFADVTSPIDETFTAADYPASPPEGAPADFTAFVDAVRRGETYVNIHTEACAPGEIRAQIE; encoded by the coding sequence ATGTCGAGCAACGCGCGGACACTGGTTGGCGTCGTCGTGATCGGGCTCGCGGTCGTCGGCTGCGGCGACGACGACGAGGACGCGGCGTTCACGTCGATGCTCTCGCTGACGACCGTAGAGGAAGTCCCCGTCTGCCCGGCCGCGGGCGCCGACGCGATGGGCTCCGGAGACGTCCTCATCGACGCCGACGGCACGAGCATCCGCGTCATGAACCTCTTCTATTCGGGCCTCTCGGGCCCGGCGACCGCGGGGCACATCCACTTCGGCGATCGCGGGGAGGCAGGCCCGGTGATCCTCCCCTTCGCCGACGTGACCAGCCCGATCGACGAGACCTTCACCGCGGCCGACTACCCGGCGTCGCCGCCCGAGGGAGCCCCCGCCGACTTCACCGCGTTCGTCGACGCGGTCCGCCGCGGGGAGACCTACGTCAACATCCACACCGAGGCGTGCGCGCCCGGCGAGATTCGCGCGCAGATCGAGTGA